In Bacillus sp. Cs-700, one genomic interval encodes:
- the sspN gene encoding small acid-soluble spore protein N, with amino-acid sequence MSNPKKFPKSFKPNHLASVNPEAEGNKGKQMQTKGNAEPDYAPPKGK; translated from the coding sequence ATGAGTAATCCAAAAAAGTTCCCTAAATCATTTAAGCCTAATCACCTCGCTTCTGTGAATCCTGAAGCTGAGGGGAACAAAGGAAAACAGATGCAAACAAAAGGAAACGCTGAACCGGACTACGCCCCTCCAAAAGGGAAATAG
- a CDS encoding FbpB family small basic protein, whose translation MRKSKKVSFKELVMQNKLELMSDKKAIERIEDKFEQKHAKNL comes from the coding sequence ATGAGAAAGTCTAAGAAGGTTTCATTTAAAGAATTGGTTATGCAAAATAAATTGGAATTAATGAGTGACAAGAAAGCGATTGAACGGATTGAAGATAAATTCGAACAAAAACATGCAAAAAATTTGTAG